Proteins encoded by one window of Nicotiana tabacum cultivar K326 chromosome 10, ASM71507v2, whole genome shotgun sequence:
- the LOC107792622 gene encoding uncharacterized protein LOC107792622 isoform X1, translated as MAKKTQNDLENSDPLPNSGVVEWPCKPTAESSGWPSCWPNDSSKSKLQTPLPTAEDEAANKAQLPALLAVSEYLKPTLTLDDDEDDFPEYITDDEDDFDSEDEEEEGFKDYDFFMKLFKGDNGLREYYERNRENGEFCCLVCCGVREKGWKRFKNCGALVQHAITIAKTKKRRAHRAYCQVVCDILGWDFNRLPSIVLSAGDKAQFDMLQGNVDDGGEECLSGHCKTTNSVSVSSIEASLSKVSLINESQQGKCGGSTELEHNSPSAATADRSLGDLGKGIPETTKESAEGVFNCLGNTVSKDGADGLLEDLSCLSLETLKVNEEVASNWVEPSKECPVVANEEKESQKDDDVHK; from the exons ATGGCAAAGAAAACCCAAAATGACCTCGAAAATTCCGACCCATTGCCAAACTCCGGTGTTGTTGAGTGGCCCTGTAAACCCACTGCTGAATCGTCAGGTTGGCCTTCCTGCTGGCCAAATGACAGTTCAAAATCAAAGTTACAAACCCCTTTGCCCACCGCCGAAGACGAGGCCGCGAACAAGGCTCAGCTTCCGGCATTGCTCGCTGTTTCCGAATATTTGAAGCCTACACTCACCCTAGACGACGATGAAGATGATTTCCCCGAGTATATAACTGACGACGAGGATGATTTCGACAGTGAGGATGAGGAAGAAGAGGGTTTTAAAGACTACGATTTTTTCATGAAATTGTTCAAGGGAGATAATGGTTTGAGAGAGTATTATGAGAGAAATCGTGAGAATGGAGAGTTTTGTTGTCTCGTGTGTTGTGGGGTGCGTGAGAAAGGGTGGAAGAGGTTTAAGAACTGTGGGGCTCTTGTTCAGCATGCCATAACCATTGCTAAGACAAAAAAGAGACGGGCTCATCGGGCTTATTGTCAGGTCGTTTGCGATATCCTTGGTTGGGACTTTAATCGCCTCCCCTCCATTGTACTTTCTGCAGGTGATAAGGCTCAG TTTGACATGTTGCAGGGGAATGTAGACGATGGTGGTGAAGAATGTTTGAGTGGTCATTGCAAAACCACAAATTCTGTAAGTGTCAGCAGTATTGAAGCGTCTCTGTCGAAAGTGTCTTTGATTAATGAAAGCCAACAAGGAAAATGTGGTGGCTCCACTGAATTAGAG CACAATTCTCCAAGTGCAGCCACTGCTGATAGAAGCTTGGGAGATCTCGGCAAAGGTATTCCTGAAACAACCAAAGAGAGCGCAGAGGGGGTCTTTAATTGCCTG GGGAATACTGTGAGCAAAGACGGTGCTGATGGACTCTTGGAAGATCTCAGCTGTTTAAGTCTCGAAACACTGAAAGTGAATGAAGAGGTTGCATCCAATTGGGTG GAACCTTCCAAAGAGTGTCCAGTTGTTGCAAATGAAGAAAAAGAGAGTCAGAAGGATGATGATGTTCATAAATGA
- the LOC107792622 gene encoding uncharacterized protein LOC107792622 isoform X2, producing the protein MAKKTQNDLENSDPLPNSGVVEWPCKPTAESSGWPSCWPNDSSKSKLQTPLPTAEDEAANKAQLPALLAVSEYLKPTLTLDDDEDDFPEYITDDEDDFDSEDEEEEGFKDYDFFMKLFKGDNGLREYYERNRENGEFCCLVCCGVREKGWKRFKNCGALVQHAITIAKTKKRRAHRAYCQVVCDILGWDFNRLPSIVLSAGDKAQGNVDDGGEECLSGHCKTTNSVSVSSIEASLSKVSLINESQQGKCGGSTELEHNSPSAATADRSLGDLGKGIPETTKESAEGVFNCLGNTVSKDGADGLLEDLSCLSLETLKVNEEVASNWVEPSKECPVVANEEKESQKDDDVHK; encoded by the exons ATGGCAAAGAAAACCCAAAATGACCTCGAAAATTCCGACCCATTGCCAAACTCCGGTGTTGTTGAGTGGCCCTGTAAACCCACTGCTGAATCGTCAGGTTGGCCTTCCTGCTGGCCAAATGACAGTTCAAAATCAAAGTTACAAACCCCTTTGCCCACCGCCGAAGACGAGGCCGCGAACAAGGCTCAGCTTCCGGCATTGCTCGCTGTTTCCGAATATTTGAAGCCTACACTCACCCTAGACGACGATGAAGATGATTTCCCCGAGTATATAACTGACGACGAGGATGATTTCGACAGTGAGGATGAGGAAGAAGAGGGTTTTAAAGACTACGATTTTTTCATGAAATTGTTCAAGGGAGATAATGGTTTGAGAGAGTATTATGAGAGAAATCGTGAGAATGGAGAGTTTTGTTGTCTCGTGTGTTGTGGGGTGCGTGAGAAAGGGTGGAAGAGGTTTAAGAACTGTGGGGCTCTTGTTCAGCATGCCATAACCATTGCTAAGACAAAAAAGAGACGGGCTCATCGGGCTTATTGTCAGGTCGTTTGCGATATCCTTGGTTGGGACTTTAATCGCCTCCCCTCCATTGTACTTTCTGCAGGTGATAAGGCTCAG GGGAATGTAGACGATGGTGGTGAAGAATGTTTGAGTGGTCATTGCAAAACCACAAATTCTGTAAGTGTCAGCAGTATTGAAGCGTCTCTGTCGAAAGTGTCTTTGATTAATGAAAGCCAACAAGGAAAATGTGGTGGCTCCACTGAATTAGAG CACAATTCTCCAAGTGCAGCCACTGCTGATAGAAGCTTGGGAGATCTCGGCAAAGGTATTCCTGAAACAACCAAAGAGAGCGCAGAGGGGGTCTTTAATTGCCTG GGGAATACTGTGAGCAAAGACGGTGCTGATGGACTCTTGGAAGATCTCAGCTGTTTAAGTCTCGAAACACTGAAAGTGAATGAAGAGGTTGCATCCAATTGGGTG GAACCTTCCAAAGAGTGTCCAGTTGTTGCAAATGAAGAAAAAGAGAGTCAGAAGGATGATGATGTTCATAAATGA
- the LOC107792623 gene encoding multiprotein-bridging factor 1b, with amino-acid sequence MSGGIAQDWEPVVIRKKAPTAAARKDEKAVNAARRSGAEIETIRKSAAGTNKAASSSTTLNTRKLDEDTENLAHQKVPTELKKAIMQARQDKKLTQAQLAQLINEKPQIIQEYESGKAIPNQQIISKLERALGAKLRGKK; translated from the exons atgaGTGGAGGAATAGCACAAGACTGGGAGCCGGTGGTGATCCGCAAGAAGGCGCCTACCGCCGCTGCACGCAAGGATGAGAAAGCCGTCAACGCCGCCCGTCGCTCCGGTGCTGAGATCGAAACCATCCGAAAAT CTGCTGCTGGCACAAACAAAGCTGCCTCCAGTAGTACGACCTTGAACACCAGGAAACTTGATGAAGATACTGAGAATTTGGCTC ATCAAAAGGTACCAACTGAACTGAAGAAAGCCATCATGCAAGCTCGACAAGATAAGAAGCTGACCCAGGCTCAACTTGCCCAG TTGATAAATGAGAAGCCTCAAATCATCCAGGAGTATGAGTCTGGAAAGGCGATTCCAAATCAACAGATAATCTCTAAACTGGAGAGAGCTCTTGGTGCGAAACTTAGAGGAAAGAAATGA
- the LOC107792621 gene encoding tubby-like F-box protein 7 — protein sequence MSQRRSFLSRRILSRSFTFSKSFKEFKLPETSTQSDFAVFSGGSNKLVLGGENDGAVESDSGDATSSWSNMLPELLVDIIQRVEASEDRWPLRQNVVACGCVCKRWRQLTEEVVESSLQAGKITFPSCLKQPGPRDSPLQCFIKRDKKNATFYLYLALSPALMDQGKFLLAARRYRNGAHIEYIVSLDADDLSQRSNAYVGKLRSDFLGTNFTIYDSQPPHNGAKPSSSRSCRRFASKQISPQLPAGNFEVGHVSYKLNLLKSRGPRRMLCSLKCPCPGDAVMDKSQDALKKQQLGSAENSGTILKNKAPRWHEHLQCWCLNFHGRVTVASVKNFQLVATLDQSQPGGKGDEDTVILQFGKVGDDVFTMDYRKPLSAFQAFAICLTSFGTKLACE from the exons ATGTCACAGCGTCGTTCATTTCTCTCACGAAGAATCCTTAGTCGATCCTTTACATTTTCCAAATCCTTCAAAGAATTCAAACTTCCAGAAACTTCTACTCAATCGGATTTCGCTGTTTTTAGCGGCGGTTCGAACAAATTAGTATTAGGAGGTGAAAATGACGGCGCCGTCGAATCGGATTCCGGCGATGCCACGTCATCGTGGTCAAATATGTTGCCGGAGCTGCTAGTAGATATCATACAGCGAGTGGAAGCTTCTGAGGACCGCTGGCCGCTCCGTCAAAATGTCGTCGCATGTGGATGTGTGTGTAAGAGATGGCGGCAACTTACTGAGGAAGTTGTTGAGTCGTCTCTTCAGGCTGGAAAAATTACCTTCCCTTCTTGCCTTAAACAG CCTGGGCCTCGAGACTCTCCTCTTCAATGTTTCATAAAACGTGACAAGAAAAACGCCacattttacctgtatcttgctCTTTCACCTG CATTAATGGACCAGGGGAAGTTTCTCTTAGCAGCCCGGAGGTACAGAAATGGTGCTCACATTGAATATATAGTATCTCTTGATGCAGATGATTTGTCTCAGAGAAGTAACGCATATGTTGGGAAGTTAAG GTCGGACTTTCTTGGGACCAATTTTACCATATATGATAGTCAACCCCCACACAATGGGGCAAAGCCATCAAGCAGCCGGTCTTGTCGTCGTTTTGCGAGTAAGCAAATTAGTCCCCAATTACCAGCTGGTAATTTTGAAGTTGGACATGTTTCCTACAAGTTAAACCTGTTGAAATCAAGAGGGCCAAGGAGGATGCTATGTTCACTCAAGTGTCCCTGTCCTGGAGATGCTGTTATGGACAAATCTCAGGATGCTCTGAAGAAGCAGCAGCTTGGTTCTGCAGAAAACAGCGgcactattttgaaaaataaagctCCACGGTGGCATGAGCACTTGCAATGTTGGTGTTTAAATTTCCACGGCAGAGTCACTGTTGCATCTGTTAAGAATTTTCAGCTAGTTGCAACACTGGACCAAAGCCAGCCTGGTGGAAAAGGCGATGAGGATACAGTAATCCTTCAGTTTGGGAAGGTAGGAGATGATGTTTTTACAATGGACTACAGGAAGCCTCTGTCTGCCTTCCAAGCGTTTGCAATTTGCCTGACCAGCTTTGGCACAAAGTTGGCCTGTGAATAG